A single Arachnia propionica DNA region contains:
- a CDS encoding hydroxymethylglutaryl-CoA synthase family protein, with the protein MNAIAGIEDVSFYGGSACLDVNQLAENRGLDRERFDNLLMKEKAVALPFEDPVSFAINAARPLLSRLSPEDKGRIEMLVTCTESGVDFGKSISTYVHDALGLGRNCRLFEVKNACYSGTAGFSAAINFVLSQVSPGAKGLVVTTDMAKFSVAEGGDALSEDWSFAEPSGGAGAVAILVGENPKIFSVDVGANGYYGFEVMDTCRPIPDSEAGNADLSLMTYLDCCESAYREYESRVASVSYTDTFDFLSFHTPFGGMVKGAHRTMMRRFAHAKGERIEQDFQDRVAPGLSLCGRVGNIMGGSIFLNLLGTIEQGRVTGPSRIGCFSYGSGCCSEFYSGVIDKGSQDYVRSLKVSQALNERHELSFAEYEELMRLNSVVSFGTRNWELTSELLGDWRDRLKGTGRVVLTQIEEFHREYATL; encoded by the coding sequence ATGAATGCGATCGCTGGAATTGAGGACGTGAGCTTCTACGGAGGCTCGGCTTGTCTGGACGTAAATCAGTTGGCAGAGAATCGGGGGCTCGACCGGGAGCGATTCGACAACCTGCTCATGAAAGAAAAGGCCGTTGCCCTGCCTTTCGAGGATCCAGTCTCTTTCGCCATCAATGCCGCACGACCGCTCCTTTCCCGACTCAGCCCGGAGGACAAGGGTCGAATCGAGATGCTCGTCACCTGCACCGAGTCCGGTGTGGATTTCGGCAAGTCGATCAGCACGTACGTCCACGACGCCCTGGGACTGGGCCGCAATTGCCGCCTCTTCGAAGTAAAGAATGCCTGCTACTCGGGGACGGCTGGGTTCAGCGCAGCCATCAACTTCGTCTTGTCCCAAGTCTCGCCGGGTGCAAAGGGGCTGGTCGTCACTACCGACATGGCGAAGTTCTCCGTCGCGGAGGGTGGAGACGCGCTGTCCGAGGACTGGTCCTTCGCGGAGCCGAGCGGCGGTGCTGGCGCCGTTGCGATCCTCGTGGGGGAGAATCCGAAGATATTCAGCGTCGATGTTGGCGCGAACGGGTACTACGGATTCGAAGTCATGGACACCTGCCGCCCGATCCCCGACAGCGAGGCCGGGAACGCCGACCTGTCGCTCATGACCTACCTGGACTGCTGCGAGTCCGCCTACCGGGAGTACGAGTCCCGAGTAGCCAGCGTCTCGTACACGGACACCTTCGATTTCCTGTCTTTCCACACGCCATTCGGCGGCATGGTTAAGGGAGCCCATCGCACAATGATGCGTCGATTTGCACATGCCAAGGGTGAACGGATCGAGCAGGATTTTCAGGATCGGGTTGCCCCGGGGCTCAGCCTGTGCGGCCGCGTCGGGAACATCATGGGCGGCTCGATATTCCTCAATCTATTGGGAACCATAGAGCAGGGACGGGTTACCGGTCCTTCGCGCATTGGGTGTTTCTCCTACGGCTCTGGATGCTGTTCGGAGTTCTATAGCGGTGTCATCGACAAGGGCAGTCAGGACTACGTGCGGTCGCTCAAGGTTTCGCAGGCACTCAACGAGCGGCACGAGCTGTCGTTCGCGGAGTACGAGGAGCTTATGAGGCTCAACAGCGTAGTCAGCTTTGGTACCCGCAACTGGGAGCTGACGAGCGAACTGCTCGGCGACTGGCGTGATCGCCTGAAAGGTACCGGTCGCGTGGTCCTGACCCAGATTGAGGAGTTCCATCGTGAATACGCAACTTTGTGA